The following coding sequences lie in one Monomorium pharaonis isolate MP-MQ-018 chromosome 1, ASM1337386v2, whole genome shotgun sequence genomic window:
- the LOC114254929 gene encoding uncharacterized protein LOC114254929 isoform X1: MDGFRVSARSAPLPAVLSAAPWSSGCLLMDGVGDGSFPPPPGGGFKAGRCIWSPVPFTVPGTRFRSPESPLVLLERSGYAAGCRCSGHVFQFLGAAAAAAGCLSDALGLPRPSGFVLRTHWTPSRRIWTTHEKGSRIFFGCCLDCWIAFT; encoded by the exons ATGGATGGCTTCCGCGTCTCGGCCCGCTCAGCTCCGCTTCCCGCTGTCTTGTCCGCTGCACCCTGGTCGTCTGGCTGTTTGCTGATGGATGGTGTGGGCGATGGTTCCTTTCCACCACCTCCTGGAGGCGGTTTCAAG GCCGGTCGCTGTATCTGGTCGCCAGTTCCTTTCACCGTCCCAGGAACAAGGTTTCGTAGCCCCGAGTCGCCTCTCGTACTGTTGGAACGCTCAGGATACGCCGCAGGCTGCCGTTGCTCAGGACACGTATTCCAATTTTTAG gtgCTGCTGCCGCTGCTGCTGGATGCCTCTCGGACGCCTTAGGACTGCCACGCCCTTCCGGATTCGTTCTCag GACTCACTGGACGCCGTCTCGTAGAATTTGGACAACGCACGAGAAAG GTTCCCGGATCTTTTTTGGCTGCTGTTTGGATTGCTGGATCGCGTTCACCTGA
- the LOC105839384 gene encoding uncharacterized protein LOC105839384 isoform X5, translating into MIRMPFLPWNTHCYAVKRRRRRTLHALFRCCCCCPSRSSPRFGSSHRNVTGICRREEDRTRKRGAAVIRQDSPKSPSSPRNVTRFSRIRRRDWDRTFSHTGAAVVSGSSPGSSSSFHGNFARSPGFRRTQEQSPRILLRCCCRCCWIPLGRLWTATPFRIHSQESLDAVSKDLDNAQERYIAIAHIER; encoded by the exons ATGATTCGGATGCCCTTTCTGCCCTGGAACACCCACTGCTACGCTGTGAAACGCCGCCGTCGTAGAACACTTCACGCGCTTTTTAG gtgctgctgctgctgtccTTCCAGGTCGTCGCCAAGATTCGGATCATCCCACAGAAACGTCACCGG GATTTGCCGTCGGGAAGAGGATCGCACACGGAAACGAG GTGCCGCCGTCATCCGTCAGGACTCTCCAAAATCGCCGTCATCCCCCAGGAACGTCACCAG ATTCTCCAGGATTCGTCGCAGGGACTGGGATCGGACTTTCTCGCACACGG GTGCCGCCGTCGTCTCAGGATCGTCTCCAggttcgtcgtcgtcgtttcaCGGGAACTTCGCCAG GTCACCCGGATTCCGTCGAACTCAAGAACAGTCACCCAGGATATTGTTAAG GTGCTGCTGTCGCTGCTGCTGGATTCCCCTCGGACGCCTCTGGACTGCCACACCCTTCCGGATTCACTCTCAA GAATCACTGGACGCCGTCTCCAAGGATTTGGACAACGCACAAGAAAGATAC
- the LOC105839384 gene encoding uncharacterized protein LOC105839384 isoform X4 — MIRMPFLPWNTHCYAVKRRRRRTLHALFRCCCCCPSRSSPRFGSSHRNVTGICRREEDRTRKRGAAVIRQDSPKSPSSPRNVTRFSRIRRRDWDRTFSHTGAAVVSGSSPGSSSSFHGNFARSPGFRRTQEQSPRILLRCCCRCCWIPLGRLWTATPFRIHSQVSMIPRYSPNLKTGSLKDDSFVGITGRRLQGFGQRTRKIHSNCAY; from the exons ATGATTCGGATGCCCTTTCTGCCCTGGAACACCCACTGCTACGCTGTGAAACGCCGCCGTCGTAGAACACTTCACGCGCTTTTTAG gtgctgctgctgctgtccTTCCAGGTCGTCGCCAAGATTCGGATCATCCCACAGAAACGTCACCGG GATTTGCCGTCGGGAAGAGGATCGCACACGGAAACGAG GTGCCGCCGTCATCCGTCAGGACTCTCCAAAATCGCCGTCATCCCCCAGGAACGTCACCAG ATTCTCCAGGATTCGTCGCAGGGACTGGGATCGGACTTTCTCGCACACGG GTGCCGCCGTCGTCTCAGGATCGTCTCCAggttcgtcgtcgtcgtttcaCGGGAACTTCGCCAG GTCACCCGGATTCCGTCGAACTCAAGAACAGTCACCCAGGATATTGTTAAG GTGCTGCTGTCGCTGCTGCTGGATTCCCCTCGGACGCCTCTGGACTGCCACACCCTTCCGGATTCACTCTCAAGTAAGTATGATACCAAGGTATTCCCCTAACCTCAAAACCGGTTCTCTTAAGGACGATTCTTTCGTAGGAATCACTGGACGCCGTCTCCAAGGATTTGGACAACGCACAAGAAAGATAC
- the LOC114254929 gene encoding uncharacterized protein LOC114254929 isoform X2, whose product MDGVGDGSFPPPPGGGFKAGRCIWSPVPFTVPGTRFRSPESPLVLLERSGYAAGCRCSGHVFQFLGAAAAAAGCLSDALGLPRPSGFVLRTHWTPSRRIWTTHEKGSRIFFGCCLDCWIAFT is encoded by the exons ATGGATGGTGTGGGCGATGGTTCCTTTCCACCACCTCCTGGAGGCGGTTTCAAG GCCGGTCGCTGTATCTGGTCGCCAGTTCCTTTCACCGTCCCAGGAACAAGGTTTCGTAGCCCCGAGTCGCCTCTCGTACTGTTGGAACGCTCAGGATACGCCGCAGGCTGCCGTTGCTCAGGACACGTATTCCAATTTTTAG gtgCTGCTGCCGCTGCTGCTGGATGCCTCTCGGACGCCTTAGGACTGCCACGCCCTTCCGGATTCGTTCTCag GACTCACTGGACGCCGTCTCGTAGAATTTGGACAACGCACGAGAAAG GTTCCCGGATCTTTTTTGGCTGCTGTTTGGATTGCTGGATCGCGTTCACCTGA